A single window of Xylanibacillus composti DNA harbors:
- a CDS encoding InlB B-repeat-containing protein, with amino-acid sequence MIVMRSRYKRIFRRFVQTMSLLALVTGAVMPFHADPAHGAKADSGRRAEMAAIAAGYGHSLALKTDGSVVAWGANDYSQTAVPAEAESGVVAIAAGEDHSLALKTDGTVVAWGYFGATDVPDGLSGVVSITAGGNHSLALKADGSVVAWGSNHEGQTTVPAEAESGVAAIAAGNYHSLALKADGSVVAWGSNHEGQTTVPMEAESDVVAIAAGYGHSLALKADGSVVAWGSNVYDQTTVPAEAESGVVAIAAGSHHSLALKADGTVVAWGYNAYDVPEVPTGAQSDVVEIASGNYHALALKADGTVVAWGWNDDGQTIVPADIVIPAKTKRIAAGSYHSLALKADGTVVAWGLDDDGQTTVPAEAQSDVVAIAAGTRHSLVLKSDGTVVAWGGNGLNQTAVPAGAQTGVVAITAGSAHSLALKADGAVVAWGYNAYDQTVVPAGAQTGVVAIAAGSSHSLALKSDGTVVAWGSPYEDQTVVPDGLSDVVAIAAGGDHSLALKSDGSVVSWGSGTQTTVPAEAKIGVVAIAAGSFHSLALKADGSVVAWGSNNDGQTTVPAEAQTDVVAIAAGHGHSLALKADGTVVAWGRDNDGQISVPYTVTFDKNGGDAEASPMTMTVAHGGNVGTLPTPPTREGYTFTGWNTAKGGDGAAFEATTAVTADITVYAQWTAIPTYTVTFDKNRGETEASPMTMTVAHGGNVGTLPTPPTRAGYTFAGWN; translated from the coding sequence ATGATTGTGATGCGTTCCAGGTATAAGAGGATATTTCGCCGTTTCGTGCAGACGATGAGCTTGCTTGCGCTGGTGACGGGCGCTGTGATGCCTTTTCATGCAGATCCGGCGCACGGCGCAAAGGCGGATAGCGGCCGCCGCGCGGAAATGGCGGCGATTGCAGCAGGATATGGTCATTCGCTAGCGCTAAAAACGGATGGTTCTGTTGTGGCGTGGGGGGCGAATGATTACAGTCAAACGGCGGTGCCAGCGGAAGCGGAATCCGGCGTGGTAGCGATAGCAGCGGGAGAAGATCATTCGCTGGCATTGAAAACGGACGGCACCGTGGTGGCGTGGGGATATTTTGGCGCAACAGACGTGCCGGACGGGCTCTCCGGTGTAGTCTCAATTACTGCGGGAGGCAATCATTCACTGGCGTTGAAGGCGGATGGTTCTGTTGTAGCTTGGGGATCGAATCATGAAGGTCAAACGACGGTGCCGGCGGAAGCGGAGTCCGGTGTGGCGGCGATAGCAGCGGGAAATTATCATTCGCTGGCGTTGAAGGCGGACGGCTCAGTTGTGGCTTGGGGATCGAATCATGAAGGTCAAACGACGGTGCCGATGGAAGCGGAGTCCGATGTGGTGGCGATTGCAGCAGGGTATGGTCATTCGCTAGCGCTGAAAGCAGACGGCTCAGTTGTAGCCTGGGGATCGAATGTTTACGATCAAACAACGGTGCCGGCGGAAGCGGAGTCCGGTGTGGTGGCGATAGCAGCGGGAAGTCATCATTCGTTAGCGCTGAAGGCGGATGGCACCGTGGTGGCGTGGGGATATAATGCTTACGACGTGCCGGAGGTGCCGACGGGAGCGCAGTCCGACGTGGTGGAGATTGCATCGGGAAATTACCATGCGCTAGCGCTGAAAGCGGATGGCACTGTTGTGGCGTGGGGATGGAATGATGACGGTCAAACGATAGTACCGGCGGACATCGTCATTCCGGCCAAAACGAAGAGAATTGCAGCGGGAAGTTACCATTCCCTGGCGCTGAAAGCGGATGGCACCGTTGTGGCTTGGGGATTGGATGATGATGGTCAAACGACGGTGCCTGCGGAAGCACAGTCCGATGTGGTGGCGATAGCAGCGGGAACTCGTCATTCCTTGGTGCTGAAGTCGGACGGCACCGTTGTGGCGTGGGGAGGAAATGGATTAAATCAAACGGCGGTGCCGGCGGGAGCACAGACCGGCGTGGTGGCGATTACAGCCGGCAGCGCTCATTCCTTGGCCCTGAAGGCGGACGGTGCCGTTGTGGCGTGGGGATATAATGCTTACGATCAAACAGTGGTGCCGGCGGGAGCGCAGACCGGCGTGGTGGCGATAGCAGCGGGAAGTTCTCATTCCCTGGCCCTGAAATCCGACGGTACCGTGGTAGCGTGGGGATCGCCTTATGAGGATCAAACGGTGGTGCCGGACGGACTTTCCGATGTAGTGGCGATAGCAGCGGGAGGTGATCATTCCCTGGCCCTGAAGTCGGACGGCTCTGTGGTGTCGTGGGGATCGGGTACTCAAACGACAGTACCGGCAGAAGCGAAGATCGGAGTCGTGGCGATAGCAGCGGGAAGCTTTCATTCCCTGGCCCTGAAGGCGGACGGTTCTGTTGTGGCATGGGGATCTAATAATGACGGTCAAACGACAGTACCGGCAGAAGCGCAGACCGACGTCGTGGCGATAGCAGCGGGACATGGTCATTCTCTGGCGCTGAAAGCGGACGGCACCGTTGTAGCGTGGGGACGGGATAATGACGGTCAAATTTCGGTGCCCTACACCGTGACGTTCGATAAGAATGGCGGAGATGCGGAAGCAAGTCCAATGACTATGACCGTCGCACACGGAGGGAACGTAGGAACGCTGCCAACTCCGCCGACGCGGGAGGGGTACACGTTCACAGGCTGGAACACGGCTAAAGGCGGGGATGGCGCTGCGTTCGAAGCCACAACAGCGGTAACCGCAGACATAACCGTCTATGCGCAATGGACAGCAATCCCAACTTACACCGTGACGTTCGATAAGAACAGGGGAGAAACGGAAGCCAGTCCCATGACGATGACCGTCGCACACGGAGGGAACGTCGGAACGCTGCCGACACCGCCGACACGGGCAGGGTACACGTTCGCAGGCTGGAAC
- a CDS encoding stalk domain-containing protein: MGKKAAIMLIAMIVCIIPLAAGAAYADELPIRVVINGERVNWSNPNEVFIANEKVYGPSSYFTDYLNASVKIDEQNSRIEIAIGQAKTVLPVYDLDQLTNAAAISAISLNGSVHLPLIDTGNELGLSARWDASVQTVYIRGDQIKPSESPKAVSPKAKDAPAFVVNEKPVGMKPQPYKAGDNVYVPIRVIAYALGIEVTQDAMDSISLRYGNASETITNPVTRFETPYVDLGFLEKRLGVAVHYDDQSHTYQLTTQTPAQSIQDIISNEQQLVIEDMYGFVVSYNDRISQVFNKYKDSRLMLSKGPYDDSGNSYAQLSLSISFNVGADVPVQFGEVEEILGQRVESSAVNAVMQYVKTRTDRDTQLPQKTFEDRHYKIYVSGDRSGTGVTVFKKTIPGKIALEDVHGFQISYDRSSRLTKAGVQVMKGPFYPQGEDPDNRILILGIGYDENARHAQQYEEVKGILLQKLSAKVYASIHQQARVILNNQAKGIATAPAELTDGHYTIIVQGAPAAQGVEITVITEPISIVLDGIVLEVAESQPFLENGSVYVPLRLISESLGASVNFQEEARMIAITKGDKKVTLALDGEVNGARVIVQNQRTFVPLRFISESLGSEVKWEGAAKTVYIDTNKD, translated from the coding sequence ATGGGGAAGAAAGCGGCGATCATGCTGATAGCGATGATCGTATGCATCATCCCGCTAGCTGCAGGAGCTGCATACGCAGACGAATTGCCGATTCGTGTGGTGATCAATGGAGAGAGGGTCAATTGGAGCAATCCGAATGAAGTGTTTATAGCCAATGAGAAGGTGTACGGTCCGTCCTCGTATTTTACGGATTATCTGAATGCCAGTGTTAAGATTGATGAGCAGAACAGCAGGATCGAAATTGCCATTGGCCAAGCCAAAACCGTGCTGCCGGTTTATGACTTGGATCAATTGACAAATGCAGCAGCGATTAGCGCGATTAGTCTAAACGGTTCTGTTCATCTTCCGCTGATCGACACAGGGAATGAATTGGGATTAAGTGCAAGATGGGATGCGAGCGTTCAAACCGTATATATCCGAGGGGATCAGATCAAGCCATCCGAGTCCCCGAAAGCCGTGTCTCCAAAAGCCAAGGATGCGCCGGCGTTCGTCGTGAACGAGAAGCCTGTTGGGATGAAACCCCAGCCCTATAAGGCAGGCGATAATGTGTACGTGCCCATAAGAGTCATTGCTTACGCTCTAGGCATCGAAGTTACCCAAGATGCAATGGACAGCATCTCGCTTCGTTACGGTAACGCTTCAGAAACGATAACGAATCCGGTCACCCGATTCGAAACGCCGTACGTCGATCTAGGCTTTCTGGAAAAAAGGTTGGGCGTTGCTGTCCACTACGACGATCAGAGTCATACGTATCAGTTGACGACTCAGACGCCTGCCCAATCGATTCAGGACATCATCTCCAACGAACAACAACTCGTGATCGAGGATATGTACGGGTTCGTCGTCTCCTACAACGACCGTATTTCACAAGTATTCAATAAATACAAAGATTCCAGGTTAATGCTCAGCAAGGGACCTTATGATGACTCCGGGAACAGTTATGCCCAATTGTCCTTGAGCATTAGCTTTAATGTTGGTGCAGATGTGCCTGTGCAATTTGGCGAAGTAGAGGAAATCTTAGGTCAAAGGGTTGAGAGCAGTGCCGTGAACGCTGTGATGCAGTATGTCAAGACGAGAACGGATCGAGACACGCAATTGCCGCAGAAAACATTCGAGGATCGTCATTACAAGATTTATGTCAGCGGAGATCGAAGCGGGACGGGGGTTACAGTATTCAAAAAGACGATTCCGGGTAAGATCGCGCTAGAGGATGTTCATGGCTTTCAAATCTCTTATGACCGAAGCAGCCGATTAACGAAAGCCGGCGTACAAGTGATGAAGGGACCGTTCTATCCTCAAGGGGAGGACCCGGACAATCGAATACTCATACTTGGGATTGGATACGACGAGAATGCCAGGCACGCGCAACAATATGAGGAAGTCAAGGGAATCTTATTGCAAAAGCTGAGTGCCAAGGTCTACGCTTCGATTCATCAACAAGCCCGTGTGATCCTCAACAATCAGGCGAAGGGGATTGCGACAGCGCCTGCTGAGTTGACAGACGGCCATTATACTATCATCGTTCAGGGAGCGCCAGCGGCTCAGGGCGTTGAAATTACCGTGATCACCGAACCGATATCGATTGTGCTGGATGGAATCGTGTTGGAGGTTGCGGAATCGCAGCCATTTTTGGAAAATGGGAGTGTTTATGTGCCTTTGCGACTAATCAGCGAGTCTCTGGGCGCTTCTGTTAACTTTCAAGAAGAAGCTCGCATGATTGCGATTACCAAAGGGGATAAGAAAGTGACGTTGGCGCTAGACGGCGAGGTGAACGGGGCACGGGTCATCGTGCAAAATCAGCGGACATTTGTGCCGCTTCGTTTCATTAGTGAAAGCTTAGGTTCAGAGGTAAAGTGGGAGGGCGCTGCCAAAACCGTTTATATTGACACGAATAAGGACTAG
- the mscL gene encoding large conductance mechanosensitive channel protein MscL, with amino-acid sequence MWKEFKTFAMRGNVIDLAVGVVIGAAFTGIVNSLVNDIIMPPIGLLLSGVDFNNLFISLDGTAYPSLAAAQEAGAATLNYGMFINNVINFLIIAFVIFLVIRQMNRMKRKFEKQTAAKPPETKGCPDCMSEIPVQAKRCKYCTTILE; translated from the coding sequence ATGTGGAAAGAATTCAAAACATTCGCAATGCGCGGCAACGTGATCGATCTGGCAGTCGGCGTCGTCATTGGCGCTGCCTTTACCGGCATCGTCAATTCATTGGTCAATGATATCATTATGCCGCCAATCGGCTTGCTGTTGAGTGGAGTCGATTTCAATAATTTGTTCATCAGTCTGGACGGCACTGCATATCCAAGTCTTGCAGCAGCGCAAGAAGCAGGAGCAGCCACCTTGAATTACGGTATGTTCATTAACAACGTCATCAACTTCCTGATCATTGCATTCGTCATCTTCCTCGTCATTAGACAAATGAACCGAATGAAACGCAAGTTCGAGAAACAGACAGCCGCGAAGCCTCCTGAGACCAAAGGGTGTCCGGATTGTATGTCAGAAATACCGGTCCAAGCGAAACGTTGCAAATACTGCACGACAATCCTGGAGTAG
- a CDS encoding RidA family protein: protein MDVYQRLTQLGLEIPELPKPVASYEPAMIHGNLIFSAGQTGTVKQRLVHKGKLGQEVSIEEGKASAELCLLNCLSELEFVLGDLNRINHFIKLTGFVASSKDFGNQPEVVEGASALLLEIFGEKGKHARSALGVAELPYNAPVEIEVIASID, encoded by the coding sequence ATGGATGTTTATCAAAGATTGACTCAGCTGGGGTTGGAAATTCCGGAGTTGCCGAAGCCGGTCGCTTCCTACGAGCCCGCCATGATTCACGGCAATCTGATATTCTCGGCAGGACAGACAGGAACGGTCAAGCAGAGGCTTGTGCACAAGGGCAAGCTTGGACAAGAGGTGTCGATCGAGGAGGGCAAGGCCTCGGCCGAGTTGTGCTTGCTCAATTGTTTGTCAGAGCTGGAGTTTGTGCTGGGCGATCTGAATCGGATCAATCATTTCATCAAGCTGACCGGATTTGTGGCTTCGAGCAAGGATTTCGGCAATCAGCCGGAGGTTGTCGAGGGCGCGTCCGCGCTATTGCTTGAAATTTTCGGGGAGAAGGGCAAGCACGCCAGATCGGCGCTCGGCGTAGCCGAGCTCCCGTACAACGCCCCGGTGGAGATAGAAGTCATCGCCAGTATCGACTAA
- a CDS encoding SDR family NAD(P)-dependent oxidoreductase, which yields MYGFSGKHVVVTGGAMGIGRAIVEGFAVAGAKVVFADLNEAAGVRAQEEIRLRANHADVYFVHADLSAANGVLHFTDRAMDMLGAVDVLVNNVGVNFRSGDILEHREEDYTHSFETNIMSCIRCIRNLVPGMLERGSGSIVNISSTMGLGTAGFSAYAWSKGSLDTLTRSFALDYANRGIRINAVAPGLIATPSTQPWIDEQQDAAAAKGVPMGTVGQGHDIANAVLFLASDKAAYITGQVLYVDGGLSVGE from the coding sequence GTGTATGGATTTTCGGGCAAACATGTTGTCGTTACAGGCGGCGCTATGGGGATCGGCCGGGCCATTGTCGAAGGCTTCGCGGTGGCCGGTGCCAAGGTGGTGTTCGCCGATCTGAACGAAGCGGCCGGCGTTCGCGCGCAAGAAGAAATACGGTTGCGCGCGAATCATGCCGACGTCTATTTTGTTCATGCCGATCTGTCTGCCGCTAACGGCGTGCTGCACTTTACAGATCGGGCGATGGACATGCTTGGCGCGGTGGATGTCCTCGTGAATAATGTAGGCGTCAATTTTCGCAGCGGGGATATTCTGGAGCACCGCGAAGAGGACTACACGCATTCATTCGAGACGAACATTATGAGCTGTATTCGCTGCATTCGCAACCTCGTCCCGGGGATGCTGGAGAGAGGAAGCGGCTCGATTGTCAATATTTCCTCCACGATGGGGCTAGGCACAGCGGGCTTCTCGGCTTACGCCTGGTCCAAGGGGAGTTTGGATACGTTGACGAGATCGTTCGCGCTGGATTACGCCAATCGGGGCATTCGCATCAACGCAGTCGCGCCGGGGCTGATTGCGACACCGTCGACACAACCGTGGATCGACGAGCAACAAGATGCGGCTGCGGCCAAGGGCGTCCCGATGGGAACGGTGGGACAAGGCCACGATATTGCGAATGCTGTCCTGTTCCTCGCATCGGACAAGGCCGCATATATCACAGGCCAGGTTCTCTACGTAGACGGCGGTTTGTCGGTTGGCGAATAA
- a CDS encoding mandelate racemase/muconate lactonizing enzyme family protein: MKIRDIEMTAVEVPVIPLEEGGIAPYRGSQDKVGTTSITSLIFKVTTDEGITGWGEMNPIISTKVTKVLLEEYIKPLVIGQNPFDLNKIMQAFAPVYNPQINTKSFLTAIEMACWDIMGKSVNKPVYELLGGKVRDRIDIAYALGILDITQTKEKIAQIKEEGYRTLKTKGGKDVVFDIRRTIAMRDAGGDYFDIRVDMNQGYDTPTALRYLRGVEECDIQYIEQPIKVNKMDDLQSLRDRTRVPIGINEDCYVPGNLFEAIRRKAIDIAIVDFEPLGGITELSRLEHVAREADLPLAHHCGWDMGVKLAAILHSTCTMPAFTYPMDSTYFAHADDVLKEKIRIEDGSYVIPEGAGLGVQVDEEKLQFLAVK; encoded by the coding sequence ATGAAGATTCGCGATATTGAAATGACGGCTGTAGAAGTTCCGGTTATTCCGCTTGAGGAAGGCGGGATTGCTCCATATCGGGGGAGCCAGGACAAGGTCGGAACAACGAGCATTACGAGTCTGATATTCAAGGTAACGACGGACGAAGGAATTACCGGTTGGGGCGAGATGAACCCGATTATCTCGACCAAAGTGACGAAGGTGCTGCTGGAGGAGTATATCAAGCCGCTCGTTATCGGGCAAAATCCGTTTGATCTGAACAAGATCATGCAGGCTTTCGCCCCGGTCTATAATCCGCAAATTAATACGAAATCGTTCCTGACGGCCATCGAAATGGCTTGCTGGGATATTATGGGCAAGTCGGTTAACAAGCCTGTCTATGAATTGCTGGGCGGCAAAGTCCGCGACCGCATCGATATTGCTTATGCGTTGGGTATTTTGGACATTACGCAAACCAAAGAGAAGATTGCGCAGATCAAAGAAGAAGGCTACCGGACATTGAAAACGAAGGGCGGCAAAGATGTCGTATTCGATATCCGGCGCACGATTGCAATGCGTGATGCGGGCGGCGACTACTTCGACATTCGCGTGGACATGAATCAGGGATATGACACACCGACGGCTCTGCGCTACCTCCGCGGGGTCGAGGAGTGCGACATTCAATATATCGAACAGCCGATCAAGGTGAACAAGATGGACGATCTGCAGTCGCTGCGCGACCGGACGCGCGTGCCGATAGGCATTAACGAGGATTGCTACGTTCCCGGCAATCTGTTCGAGGCTATCCGCCGCAAGGCGATTGATATCGCGATTGTGGACTTTGAGCCGCTTGGGGGCATAACGGAGTTGTCGCGTCTTGAGCATGTTGCCCGGGAGGCTGATTTGCCGCTGGCTCACCACTGCGGCTGGGATATGGGCGTCAAGCTGGCGGCCATTCTTCACTCCACATGCACGATGCCGGCCTTCACCTATCCGATGGACAGCACATACTTTGCCCATGCGGACGATGTGCTGAAGGAGAAGATTCGGATTGAGGACGGAAGCTACGTCATTCCGGAGGGAGCCGGATTGGGCGTTCAAGTAGATGAAGAGAAGCTTCAGTTCTTAGCAGTGAAATAA
- a CDS encoding carbohydrate ABC transporter permease, producing MAGRKGQAVKKVISYALLVLLSLFVLVPLLWIVSTSFKPAGEVFSIPPVWVPEDPTVGNYEKVLTESSIPRYFMNSLLVGLLTTFIALLLGGAAGYGFARYKFRGNNSMSLFMLISQMLPLTVLMIPIYFMMVHFGLLDSVPGLAIAHLILVLPVVTWMCRSYFASVPKEIEESAQIDGCTHLGALFRVILPIVAPGLAATAIYAFIMSWNEFVLASILTLSDKSRTLPIGLTEFSSSFNVDWGSTMAASMLISVPVIVFFLWLQKYFVEGLGQGAVKG from the coding sequence ATGGCAGGACGAAAAGGTCAAGCTGTAAAAAAAGTAATCTCCTACGCTCTGCTCGTGCTGCTTTCCTTGTTTGTTCTCGTTCCATTGTTGTGGATCGTCAGCACATCATTCAAGCCTGCCGGGGAAGTATTCTCTATACCGCCTGTATGGGTTCCGGAGGATCCGACAGTGGGCAACTATGAGAAGGTTTTGACGGAATCGTCTATTCCGAGATACTTTATGAACAGTCTGCTGGTAGGGCTGCTGACGACGTTCATCGCACTTCTTCTGGGGGGAGCCGCCGGATACGGGTTCGCCAGGTACAAATTCCGCGGCAACAATTCGATGTCTTTATTCATGCTTATTAGCCAGATGCTGCCATTGACCGTCCTGATGATTCCGATTTACTTCATGATGGTCCATTTCGGCTTGCTGGATTCTGTTCCCGGACTGGCTATCGCCCATTTGATCCTGGTGCTGCCGGTCGTCACTTGGATGTGTCGAAGTTATTTCGCATCTGTTCCCAAGGAAATAGAGGAATCTGCGCAGATCGACGGCTGCACGCATCTGGGGGCGCTGTTCCGTGTGATATTGCCGATTGTCGCTCCAGGACTTGCGGCTACGGCGATCTATGCCTTCATTATGTCCTGGAACGAATTTGTACTGGCTTCGATCTTGACGCTCTCCGACAAATCGAGAACGTTGCCGATCGGCCTGACAGAATTTTCGTCCAGCTTCAATGTAGATTGGGGAAGCACGATGGCTGCAAGCATGCTCATTTCGGTTCCTGTTATCGTATTCTTCTTATGGCTTCAGAAATACTTCGTGGAAGGTCTTGGACAAGGCGCCGTAAAAGGATGA
- a CDS encoding carbohydrate ABC transporter permease — MASKVMDREARRGFAFAAPGVLVTAILVLFPIAYVLYLSFFQVDAGSSRFVGFENFQAIMTEPKFGRIVWNTLWWTISTVVLAFLLGAGTAMLINQDYIRAKGMWRTILLLSWITPGVVKATVWKWLYSTDFGMINHGLMSLNILQEPVAWLMNPSYSLAAVILVQIWATFPYVMLMISAGLQAIPKDLFEVADMEGASFWQRIRYIYIPQLKDVTFICVLILVIWSLNEFSIIWIITQGGPMGSSQVLSLSIYDKFRSFDISGAAATSVLQLVACLVFAAWYIRKSNKEAG; from the coding sequence TTGGCGTCAAAGGTAATGGACAGGGAAGCGCGGCGCGGATTTGCATTTGCGGCTCCCGGTGTTCTCGTAACGGCGATTCTTGTATTGTTTCCGATAGCGTACGTGCTCTATTTAAGCTTTTTTCAGGTAGACGCAGGCTCCTCGCGGTTCGTCGGCTTCGAGAATTTTCAGGCGATCATGACCGAACCCAAATTTGGCCGGATCGTCTGGAATACATTGTGGTGGACGATCTCGACCGTTGTGCTCGCCTTTCTTCTTGGCGCGGGCACAGCTATGCTGATTAATCAGGATTATATCCGGGCGAAGGGAATGTGGCGGACGATTCTGCTGCTTTCGTGGATCACGCCCGGCGTCGTCAAGGCGACGGTCTGGAAATGGCTGTACAGCACCGATTTTGGCATGATTAATCATGGGCTTATGAGCCTGAATATATTGCAGGAACCGGTTGCGTGGCTCATGAATCCCAGCTATTCGCTGGCTGCCGTTATTTTGGTGCAAATCTGGGCAACCTTTCCTTATGTGATGCTGATGATCAGCGCAGGCTTGCAAGCGATTCCGAAGGATTTGTTCGAGGTCGCGGATATGGAAGGCGCGAGCTTCTGGCAACGAATTCGCTATATTTATATTCCGCAATTGAAGGATGTAACCTTTATATGCGTGCTTATCCTTGTAATCTGGTCCTTGAACGAATTTTCGATTATCTGGATCATCACGCAAGGCGGTCCGATGGGCAGCTCGCAAGTGCTGTCGCTGTCGATTTATGATAAGTTCAGATCGTTTGATATTAGCGGGGCGGCGGCAACCTCTGTGCTGCAGCTTGTTGCATGTCTGGTATTTGCGGCGTGGTATATTCGCAAATCGAACAAGGAGGCGGGATAG